In Aegilops tauschii subsp. strangulata cultivar AL8/78 chromosome 3, Aet v6.0, whole genome shotgun sequence, one genomic interval encodes:
- the LOC109763169 gene encoding E3 ubiquitin-protein ligase RGLG3, whose amino-acid sequence MWGWGKQEKAHDTKSSPGMWGWGEEEDEEEEAHDEHATRSWPITWGEEEETDDEEDTRSPPTSWDENTDDEDVPSGSSEDVPSGSSEDVPSGSSDDVPSWSSEEVPSGSSEEGEPMYNYSTVDEVITALREAGLESSNLIFGIDFTKSNDWSGQHSFGGESLHAISRTPNPYEQAISIIGRTLSPFDDDNLIPCFGFGDVSTCDHSVFSFYEDYRPCCGFEEVLDRYKQMIPYLDLSGPTSFAPLIYAAISVVENSNYQHHVLVIIADGQVATSKSYSIVSPQEEATIQALIDASFYPLSIVMVGVGDGPWKEMQPADECIPARAFYNFQFVNFTDIMSTSKDMAKKEAAFAFAALMEIPTQYKAAQGLYPPEWHEEMADPWMILPPPIEVLERDDAVAATYAPAATFLPTDVGNDASVEQVCPICLRNPRDMAFQCGHLTCRECGPTLSTCPVCRVPITHEALLVKRVRPSEAEDLPFHPIWYE is encoded by the exons ATGTGGGGCTGGGGCAAACAGGAAAAGGCTCATGACACCAA ATCGTCGCCCGGAATGTGGGGCTGGGGCGAAGaggaagatgaagaggaagaggctCATGACGAGCATGCCACCCG GTCGTGGCCGATAACGTGGGGCGAAGAGGAGGAGACTGATGACGAGGAGGACACCCG ATCGCCGCCGACATCGTGGGACGAAAATACTGATGATGAGGACGTTCCCTCCGGGAGCTCCGAGGACGTTCCTTCCGGGAGTTCCGAGGACGTTCCCTCCGGGAGTTCTGACGACGTTCCTTCCTGGAGTTCCGAGGAAGTTCCCTCCGGGAGCTCCGAGGAAGGGGAGCCCATGTACAATTACAGCACGGTGGATGAG GTCATTACTGCACTGAGAGAAGCTGGGCTTGAATCATCAAATCTGATTTTTGGCATTGACTTCACCAAAAGCAACGATTGGTCAG GTCAGCATTCCTTCGGAGGAGAATCTCTGCATGCCATTAGTCGCACCCCAAATCCATATGAGCAAGCCATTTCTATTATTGGGCGAACACTATCACCTTTTGATGATGATAACTTGATACCATGCTTTGGATTTGGTGATG TTTCTACATGTGATCATTCCGTCTTCAGCTTTTACGAAGATTACCGTCCTTGTTGTGGTTTTGAGGAGGTTCTTGACAGATACAAACAAATGATTCCATATTTGGACCTTTCAG GACCAACTTCCTTTGCACCTCTTATCTACGCGGCGATTTCAGTTGTTGAAAACAGTAACTACCAACATCATGTCCTCGTCATCATAGCTGATGGACAG GTAGCCACCTCAAAGTCTTACAGCATCGTAAGTCCACAAGAAGAGGCAACTATACAAGCACTTATTGATGCTAG CTTCTATCCTCTTTCAATTGTGATGGTGGGAGTGGGCGATGGACCATGGAAGGAAATGCAGCCTGCTGATGAATGTATTCCTGCCAGGGCTTTTTACAATTTCCAG TTTGTGAACTTTACTGACATCATGTCAACAAGCAAGGATATGGCGAAGAAGGAGGCTGCATTTGCCTTTGCAGCTCTGATGGAAATACCCACTCAATACAAAGCGGCCCAAGGCCTCTACCCCCCAGA GTGGCACGAAGAAATGGCTGATCCTTGGATGATCCTTCCGCCACCAATTGAAGTCCTTGAACGTGACGATGCTGTTGCAGCTACCTATGCTCCAGCCGCAACCTTCCTGCCAACCGACGTTGGCAATGACGCTTCAGTTGAACAG GTATGCCCCATCTGCTTAAGGAATCCGAGGGACATGGCTTTCCAGTGCGGTCATCTG ACATGCAGGGAATGCGGTCCGACACTATCGACTTGCCCCGTGTGCCGTGTCCCGATCACGCATGAGGCTCTTCTCGTAAAGAGGGTGCGGCCTTCTGAAGCGGAGGATCTGCCGTTCCATCCAATTTGGTATGAGTAA
- the LOC109763170 gene encoding E3 ubiquitin-protein ligase RGLG3 — protein sequence MWGERAHHRHGHHHDHVPSGGSRDRQPKFIADNYSSVDEVIAALREAGLESSNLILGIDFTKSNEWSGRHSFGRKSLHAISGTPNPYEQAISIIGRTLSPFDDDNLIPCFGFGDASTHDHSVFSFYQENRPCRGFEEVLDRYRQIVPHLNLSGPTSFAPLIYAAMSVVESSNCQYHVLVIIADGQVTTSTSGGRLSPQEQATIQAIVDASFYPLSIVMVGVGDGPWDAMQHFDDCIPDRAFDNFQFVNFTGLMSASKDMSKKEAAFALAALMEIPTQYKATQGLRPPERHAQNANPPRILPPPSKVLEYDNIVAASHTPAATSQSTDIGYTVSDEKVCPICLTNPKDMAFQCGHLTCKECGPTLSTCPLCRAPITVRVRLFS from the exons ATGTGGGGCGAGAGGGCTCATCACAGGCATGGGCACCATCACGACCACGTTCCGTCCGGGGGTTCCAGGGACCGGCAGCCCAAGTTCATAGCAGACAACTACAGCTCGGTGGATGAG GTCATCGCTGCATTGAGAGAAGCTGGGCTTGAATCATCAAATCTAATTCTTGGCATCGACTTCACCAAAAGCAATGAATGGTCAG GTAGGCATTCCTTTGGAAGAAAATCTCTGCATGCCATTAGTGGTACCCCAAATCCATATGAGCAAGCCATCTCTATAATTGGGCGGACACTATCACCTTTTGATGATGATAACTTGATACCATGCTTTGGATTTGGTGATG CTTCTACACATGATCATTCAGTCTTCAGCTTTTACCAAGAAAACCGCCCTTGTCGTGGTTTTGAGGAGGTTCTTGACAGATACCGACAAATTGTTCCACATTTGAACCTTTCAG GACCAACTTCTTTTGCACCTCTTATCTACGCGGCGATGTCAGTTGTCGAAAGCAGTAACTGCCAATACCATGTCCTCGTCATCATAGCTGATGGACAG GTGACCACCTCAACTTCAGGTGGAAGATTAAGTCCACAAGAACAGGCGACTATACAAGCAATTGTTGACGCTAG CTTCTATCCTCTTTCAATTGTGATGGTGGGGGTGGGCGATGGGCCATGGGATGCAATGCAGCATTTTGATGACTGTATTCCTGATAGAGCTTTTGATAATTTCCAG TTCGTGAACTTTACTGGTCTCATGTCAGCAAGCAAGGATATGTCGAAGAAGGAGGCCGCATTTGCGCTTGCAGCGCTGATGGAAATACCCACTCAATACAAAGCGACTCAAGGCCTCCGACCTCCAGA GAGGCATGCACAAAACGCCAACCCTCCGAGGATCCTTCCCCCTCCCAGCAAAGTTCTTGAATATGACAATATTGTCGCAGCTTCTCATACTCCAGCCGCAACCTCGCAGTCAACCGACATTGGCTACACCGTTTCGGATGAAAAG GTATGTCCCATCTGCTTAACGAATCCAAAGGACATGGCTTTCCAATGTGGCCATCTG ACATGCAAGGAATGCGGGCCGACGCTATCGACATGCCCCTTGTGCCGTGCGCCGATTACTGTCCGTGTAAGGCTCTTTTCGTAA